In Schistocerca piceifrons isolate TAMUIC-IGC-003096 chromosome 9, iqSchPice1.1, whole genome shotgun sequence, the following proteins share a genomic window:
- the LOC124716830 gene encoding uncharacterized protein LOC124716830 has protein sequence MPCSDDASALGVRSVCVTLDPGDSTGPLVDAAAPHTGPKQSPRRWPSVRTLRLVLFRQDAPLGSAMVRKMASVCSEAAFPARSIATYFLVTTGLELVALPLLCYEFAFRERVLEGQLENFRGDPQPGALAAALPGKIRHMHERMLSCFLYTGFTIIKQIFNIVLLIGQRKSDPRLVMAWVWGFSAMHIATTAVALWFGVRTYFDLDIVAMLVLLYLFLISGVVLARSVVVLVRTARQQLQAVKAAGAADC, from the exons ATGCCCTGTTCGGACGACGCTTCCGCGCTCGGCGTCCGCAGTGTTTGCGTGACCCTAGACCCTGGAGATAGCACCGGCCCACTTGTGGACGCCGCTGCTCCACACACTGGACCCAAACAGTCGCCTCGCCGCTGGCCGAGTGTCCGCACATTACGACTCGTGCTCTTCAG GCAAGACGCACCCCTTGGTAGCGCCATGGTACGCAAGATGGCCTCAGTGTGCAGTGAAGCGGCATTCCCGGCCCGCAGCATCGCCACATACTTCCTG GTGACGACGGGCCTGGAGTTGGTGGCGCTACCTCTGCTGTGCTACGAATTCGCGTTCCGGGAGCGCGTGCTGGAGGGACAGCTGGAGAACTTCCGCGGTGACCCACAGCCTGGAGCGCTGGCCGCCGCTCTGCCCGGCAAGATACGGCACATGCACG AGAGAATGTTGTCGTGCTTCTTGTACACGGGCTTCACCATCATCAAACAGATCTTCAACATCGTCCTGCTCATTGGACAAAGAAAG AGTGATCCGCGGCTAGTGATGGCGTGGGTGTGGGGCTTCTCGGCCATGCATATCGCCACCACAGCAGTGGCGCTGTGGTTTGGGGTTCGCACCTACTTCGACCTGGACATTGTCGCTATGCTGGTGCTGCTCTACCTCTTCCTCATATCTGGGG TGGTGCTGGCGCGGAGTGTCGTGGTGCTGGTGAGAACAGCTCGCCAGCAACTACAGGCGGTGAAAGCCGCCGGCGCTGCCGATTGCTGA